In Agarivorans gilvus, one genomic interval encodes:
- the infC gene encoding translation initiation factor IF-3: MKTGRRGQQQAARAHKINEEIQAQEVRLNGLDGESIGIVSLNEALNIAEESGVDLVEISPNAEPPVCRVMDYGKFIYEKSKSVKEQKKKQKQIQVKEIKFRPGTDEGDYQVKLRNLVRFLEEGNKAKVTLRFRGREMAHQSLGFDLLNRIKSDLEELAVVEAFPKMEGRQAVMVLGPKKK, encoded by the coding sequence ATAAAAACCGGAAGACGTGGTCAGCAACAAGCTGCAAGAGCACATAAGATAAATGAAGAAATTCAAGCCCAAGAAGTACGCCTTAACGGCTTAGATGGTGAGTCCATCGGCATTGTAAGTTTGAATGAAGCACTAAACATTGCCGAAGAATCTGGCGTTGATTTGGTAGAAATTAGTCCAAATGCTGAACCACCTGTTTGTCGGGTCATGGATTACGGTAAGTTCATTTACGAAAAGAGTAAATCTGTTAAAGAACAGAAGAAGAAGCAAAAACAGATTCAGGTCAAGGAAATTAAATTCCGTCCTGGAACTGACGAAGGCGACTATCAGGTAAAACTACGCAACCTGGTTCGTTTTCTAGAAGAGGGTAACAAAGCTAAAGTAACACTGCGTTTTCGTGGTCGTGAAATGGCACACCAAAGCCTCGGCTTTGATCTACTAAATCGAATTAAAAGCGATTTAGAAGAACTTGCAGTAGTGGAAGCTTTTCCAAAAATGGAAGGTCGCCAAGCTGTAATGGTGTTAGGCCCTAAAAAGAAGTAA
- the rpmI gene encoding 50S ribosomal protein L35, protein MPKMKSNKGAAKRFKKTASGGFKYKQAGLRHILTKRRTKVKRHLRPKGMIAASDVASIVRMLPYA, encoded by the coding sequence ATGCCAAAAATGAAATCAAACAAAGGTGCTGCTAAGCGCTTTAAAAAAACTGCTTCTGGTGGTTTTAAATACAAACAAGCTGGTCTTCGTCACATTCTGACTAAGCGCCGTACTAAGGTAAAACGTCACCTTCGTCCGAAGGGTATGATTGCTGCTTCTGATGTTGCATCAATTGTTCGCATGTTGCCGTACGCATAA
- the rplT gene encoding 50S ribosomal protein L20 → MARVKRGVQARARHKKVLKQAKGYYGARSRVYRVAFQAVIKAGQYAYRDRRQRKRQFRQLWIARINAASRQNGLSYSRFIDGLKKASIEIDRKILADIAVFDKAAFTVLVEKAKAAL, encoded by the coding sequence ATGGCCAGAGTTAAACGCGGTGTACAAGCACGTGCACGTCATAAGAAAGTCTTAAAACAAGCCAAAGGTTACTACGGAGCACGTTCACGTGTTTATCGCGTAGCCTTCCAAGCGGTAATCAAAGCGGGTCAATACGCTTACCGTGACCGTCGTCAGCGCAAACGTCAATTCCGTCAATTGTGGATTGCACGTATCAATGCTGCGTCTCGTCAAAATGGTTTGTCTTACAGCCGTTTCATTGACGGACTTAAAAAAGCATCTATCGAAATCGATCGTAAGATCCTAGCTGACATTGCTGTTTTTGATAAAGCAGCATTCACAGTGTTGGTAGAAAAAGCAAAAGCTGCTTTATAA